A DNA window from Melanotaenia boesemani isolate fMelBoe1 chromosome 6, fMelBoe1.pri, whole genome shotgun sequence contains the following coding sequences:
- the prss35 gene encoding inactive serine protease 35 produces MGPIPLCVLLPVTVLAVAAAVAAEDHSIDDQYTWPQWKVPLVRKRRTVPLSNPNFSAHPQQELSGTCGIECQRHLPSPSLDDLEQFLSYETVYENGTRTYTSVSLQGMNEVAAWSRNGSSGSRHKREVYGTDTRFTIADKQFSTKYPFSTSVKISTGCSGVLVSPKHVLTAAHCIHDGKDYLEGVQKLRVGILKEKSKRGKGGKGRGGRGKGKKRKGDRAKEEAQDKEENAGKEGRKGKGKGRKSRSRRSAESGKPSFRWTRVKQTQVPKGWFKGVSDGLAADYDYAVLELKKAPKVNHMDLGVIPSVKKVPAGRIHFSGFDDDRPGNLVYRFCSVSEESNDLLYQYCDAKPGSSGSGVYIRLKEPGKKKWKRKVIGVFSGHQWVDVNGNGMQQDYNVAVRITPLKYAQICYWVHGDSSECQVA; encoded by the coding sequence ATGGGCCCCATACCGCTGTGCGTCCTGCTCCCGGTGACGGTGCTGGCTGTGGCAGCAGCTGTAGCTGCTGAGGACCACTCGATTGATGACCAGTACACCTGGCCACAGTGGAAGGTACCACTGGTTAGGAAACGACGCACTGTGCCTCTTAGCAACCCCAACTTCTCAGCTCATCCTCAACAAGAGCTGAGCGGGACGTGCGGGATCGAGTGTCAGCGTCACCTGCCTTCGCCTTCTCTGGACGACTTGGAGCAGTTTTTGTCCTATGAGACGGTGTATGAGAATGGGACACGTACATATACCTCAGTTTCTTTGCAGGGTATGAATGAGGTGGCTGCCTGGTCAAGAAACGGCTCGTCTGGCTCTCGCCACAAACGAGAAGTGTACGGTACAGATACCCGCTTCACCATCGCTGATAAACAGTTCTCTACCAAATATCCCTTCTCCACCTCTGTGAAGATCTCCACAGGATGTTCTGGAGTTCTGGTCTCCCCCAAACATGTGCTTACAGCTGCCCACTGCATCCATGACGGAAAGGATTATCTTGAAGGAGTGCAGAAGCTGCGTGTTGGTATTCTAAAGGAGAAGTCCAAACGAGGGAAAGGAGGCAaagggagaggagggagaggaaagggtaaaaaaagaaagggcgACAGAGCTAAAGAGGAAGCCCAGGATAAGGAGGAGAATGCTGGGAAAGAGGGGCGTAAAGGAAAAGGGAAAGGCAGAAAGAGTCGGAGTCGTAGAAGTGCTGAATCTGGAAAGCCTTCATTTAGGTGGACCAGGGTCAAACAGACCCAGGTTCCTAAGGGCTGGTTCAAAGGCGTGTCTGATGGACTGGCTGCGGATTATGACTATGCCGTTCTGGAGCTGAAGAAAGCACCGAAAGTAAACCACATGGATCTGGGTGTCATCCCCTCAGTCAAGAAGGTTCCTGCTGGGCGGATCCACTTCTCCGGCTTTGACGATGACCGACCTGGTAACTTAGTGTACCGGTTCTGCTCCGTGTCTGAGGAATCCAATGACTTGCTGTATCAGTACTGCGATGCTAAACCTGGCTCTAGCGGCTCTGGAGTGTACATTCGCCTCAAAGAGCCAGGCAAGAAGAAGTGGAAGAGGAAGGTTATTGGGGTTTTCTCTGGTCATCAATGGGTGGATGTTAACGGGAACGGGATGCAGCAGGATTACAACGTGGCTGTGAGGATAACGCCCCTCAAATATGCTCAGATCTGCTACTGGGTCCACGGGGATTCGAGTGAGTGTCAAGTAGCCTGA